In the genome of Actinomadura graeca, one region contains:
- a CDS encoding PPOX class F420-dependent oxidoreductase gives MTANADNASKTENTANTGNAHNTDTGDTGDTALARLLAGRDLGVLATLKRDGRPQLSNVNYHFDAGRRLVRVSVTADRAKARNLRRDPRASLHVSSPDGWSWVVAEGTAELSEVAADPADAAVEELVEVYRDIRGDHPDWDDYRRVMVADGRLVVRLHVERLYGQARD, from the coding sequence ATGACGGCCAACGCCGATAACGCGAGCAAGACGGAGAACACGGCCAACACGGGCAACGCGCACAACACCGACACGGGTGACACGGGTGACACCGCGCTGGCGAGGCTGCTGGCCGGGCGGGACCTCGGGGTGCTGGCCACCCTCAAGCGCGACGGGCGGCCCCAGCTGTCCAACGTCAACTACCACTTCGACGCGGGCCGCCGGCTCGTCCGGGTGTCGGTCACCGCCGACCGGGCCAAGGCCCGCAACCTGCGCCGCGATCCCCGGGCCAGCCTGCACGTCAGCTCGCCGGACGGCTGGTCGTGGGTGGTCGCCGAGGGCACCGCGGAGCTGTCGGAGGTCGCCGCCGACCCCGCCGACGCCGCCGTCGAGGAGCTCGTCGAGGTGTACCGCGACATCCGCGGCGACCACCCCGACTGGGACGACTACCGCCGCGTCATGGTCGCCGACGGCCGTCTCGTCGTTCGCCTGCACGTCGAACGGCTGTACGGGCAGGCCCGGGACTGA
- a CDS encoding sigma-70 family RNA polymerase sigma factor, with protein MTELYRVYGRPLLSFVLRLTGGDRHWAEDVVQETMIRAWRSAHQLDENAASLLPWLATVARRIVIDDQRRKNARPQEAGEGPLENLRVPDGLEDLLRSVVVSEALLALSPAHREILNETFFRDRSVNEAAKHLGIPVGTVKSRVYYALRALRVALEERGVTP; from the coding sequence GTGACGGAGCTGTACCGGGTGTACGGGCGGCCGCTGCTGTCGTTCGTGCTCCGCCTCACCGGCGGCGACCGGCACTGGGCCGAGGACGTGGTGCAGGAGACCATGATCCGGGCATGGCGCAGCGCCCACCAGCTCGATGAGAACGCGGCGTCGCTGCTGCCCTGGCTGGCGACGGTCGCGCGCCGGATCGTCATCGACGACCAGCGCCGCAAGAACGCGCGGCCGCAGGAGGCGGGCGAGGGCCCGCTGGAGAACCTGCGCGTGCCCGACGGGTTGGAGGACCTCCTGCGCTCGGTCGTCGTCTCCGAAGCCCTCCTCGCGCTGTCCCCCGCACACCGCGAGATCCTCAACGAGACCTTCTTCCGGGACCGTTCCGTCAACGAGGCCGCCAAGCATCTCGGCATCCCCGTGGGCACGGTGAAGTCCCGGGTCTACTACGCGCTCCGGGCGCTGCGCGTCGCCCTGGAGGAGAGGGGCGTGACGCCATGA
- a CDS encoding anti-sigma factor family protein, protein MSAELLHIDVGAYALGLLEERDRRAFEAHLPACASCQEELGALRGIAATLDGIAPIADPSVPPPAPPAPAVVSDLLRHRARRERKRRTGRALAGLAAGIVLLGGALGTGFTLGADRGGGTTAAPPPDGMEALFQNGQRLTAGNAGTGVSGTVAMEPRMWGSRVGLLLTRVKGPLECQLVAVDGAGRPHTVAGWSVPAKGYGLPGSPMRQLMLQGGTALKPGDISRFEVRTMGDGRAILTVPA, encoded by the coding sequence ATGAGCGCGGAACTGCTGCACATCGACGTCGGCGCCTACGCCCTCGGGCTGCTGGAGGAGCGCGACCGGCGCGCGTTCGAGGCGCACCTGCCGGCCTGCGCGTCCTGCCAGGAGGAGCTCGGCGCGCTGCGCGGGATCGCGGCCACGCTGGACGGGATCGCGCCGATCGCCGATCCGTCGGTGCCGCCGCCCGCGCCGCCCGCGCCCGCCGTGGTGTCGGACCTGCTGCGCCACCGTGCCCGCCGCGAGCGCAAGCGGCGCACGGGACGGGCGCTGGCCGGGCTGGCCGCCGGGATCGTCCTGCTGGGCGGGGCGCTGGGCACCGGGTTCACGCTCGGCGCCGACCGCGGCGGCGGCACCACCGCCGCGCCGCCGCCGGACGGCATGGAGGCGCTGTTCCAGAACGGGCAGCGGCTCACCGCCGGCAACGCCGGGACCGGCGTGTCGGGGACGGTGGCGATGGAGCCGAGGATGTGGGGCAGCCGGGTCGGGCTGCTGCTGACCAGGGTCAAGGGACCGCTGGAATGCCAGCTCGTCGCCGTGGACGGGGCGGGCCGCCCGCACACCGTCGCCGGCTGGTCCGTCCCCGCCAAGGGGTACGGGCTGCCCGGGTCCCCCATGCGGCAGCTCATGCTGCAGGGCGGGACGGCCCTCAAGCCCGGCGACATCAGCCGCTTCGAGGTCCGCACGATGGGCGACGGCCGCGCGATCCTGACCGTGCCCGCCTGA
- a CDS encoding ABC transporter permease: MTTLPETPAGRLRWAVADSRTLTVRALAHWARSPGDVVVGLLFPVMVVLMMGYLFGGQMDVPGGGRYREFIVPGMFAMTMVFGVETTFAAVAGDAAKGVTDRFRSMPTAPSAVIAGRGAADMLHSAAALAVMAVCGLLIGWRAHEGPAKALAGLGLLLLLRFALVWVGVYLGLVAKGPESVVTVQILVWPIGFLSSALVAPGTMPGWLGAIAEWNPMSATVTACRGLFGDPAATGGSWAAQHGVLMAVAWPLLITAVFFPLAARRYRTMGR, from the coding sequence ATGACGACCCTGCCGGAGACCCCGGCCGGACGGCTCCGCTGGGCCGTCGCCGACAGCCGGACCCTGACCGTCCGCGCCCTCGCGCACTGGGCCCGCAGTCCCGGCGACGTCGTCGTCGGGCTGCTGTTCCCGGTGATGGTCGTGCTGATGATGGGCTACCTGTTCGGCGGCCAGATGGACGTGCCCGGCGGCGGGCGCTACCGGGAGTTCATCGTGCCCGGCATGTTCGCGATGACGATGGTGTTCGGCGTGGAGACCACCTTCGCCGCCGTCGCCGGGGACGCCGCCAAGGGCGTGACCGACCGGTTCCGCTCCATGCCGACCGCGCCGTCGGCGGTCATCGCCGGGCGCGGCGCCGCCGACATGCTGCACTCGGCCGCCGCGCTGGCGGTCATGGCCGTCTGCGGCCTGCTCATCGGCTGGCGCGCGCACGAGGGCCCCGCGAAGGCGCTGGCCGGGCTCGGGCTGCTGCTGCTCCTGCGGTTCGCGCTCGTCTGGGTGGGCGTCTACCTGGGGCTGGTCGCCAAGGGGCCGGAGTCGGTCGTCACCGTCCAGATCCTGGTGTGGCCGATCGGGTTCCTGTCCAGCGCCCTCGTCGCGCCCGGGACCATGCCGGGATGGCTCGGCGCGATCGCCGAGTGGAACCCGATGTCGGCGACCGTCACCGCCTGCCGCGGGCTGTTCGGCGACCCGGCGGCCACGGGCGGGTCGTGGGCGGCGCAGCACGGCGTCCTGATGGCCGTGGCCTGGCCGCTGCTGATCACGGCGGTGTTCTTCCCCCTCGCCGCGCGCCGCTACCGCACCATGGGCCGGTGA
- a CDS encoding ATP-binding cassette domain-containing protein gives MSEPVFAVVAEGLRKRYGDTDALAGLDLRVPAGTVHGLLGPNGAGKTTAVRVLTTLTRPDGGTASVAGHDVVRGAARVRTRVGLVGQHAAVDEVLSGRQNLVMFGRLYHLGARAARRRADELLERFRLTEAAGRPAGGYSGGMRRRLDLAASMILAPPVLFLDEPTTGLDPRARAEVWDEVRALVAGGTTVLLTTQYLEEADRLADAVSVIDRGRVIAEGAPDRLKARLGGDRVEVVVQDPAALPVAAAIVSRAAGAEADVDAGALRVGAPAADRAAALTTAVRELDAAGVRVADVGLRRPTLDEVFLHLTGNATTEVPA, from the coding sequence ATGAGCGAACCAGTCTTCGCGGTCGTGGCCGAGGGGCTGCGCAAGCGCTACGGCGACACCGACGCCCTCGCCGGGCTCGACCTGCGGGTGCCCGCCGGGACGGTGCACGGGCTGCTCGGCCCCAACGGCGCCGGCAAGACGACCGCCGTCCGCGTCCTGACCACCCTGACCCGCCCCGACGGCGGCACCGCCAGCGTCGCCGGGCACGACGTGGTGCGCGGCGCCGCCCGGGTCCGGACCCGGGTCGGCCTCGTCGGGCAGCACGCCGCGGTGGACGAGGTGCTCAGCGGGCGGCAGAACCTCGTCATGTTCGGCCGCCTCTACCACCTCGGCGCGCGCGCCGCCCGCAGGCGGGCCGACGAGCTGCTCGAACGGTTCCGGCTCACCGAGGCCGCCGGGCGTCCCGCCGGGGGGTACTCCGGCGGGATGCGGCGGCGCCTCGACCTGGCCGCGTCGATGATCCTCGCGCCGCCCGTGCTGTTCCTGGACGAGCCGACCACCGGCCTGGACCCCCGCGCCCGCGCCGAGGTGTGGGACGAGGTCCGCGCCCTGGTCGCCGGCGGGACGACCGTCCTGCTCACCACCCAGTACCTGGAGGAGGCCGACCGCCTCGCCGACGCGGTCTCGGTGATCGACCGCGGCCGCGTCATCGCCGAGGGCGCCCCCGACCGGCTCAAGGCCCGGCTCGGCGGCGACCGCGTCGAGGTCGTCGTGCAGGACCCGGCCGCGCTGCCGGTGGCCGCGGCGATCGTCTCCCGCGCCGCCGGGGCCGAGGCGGACGTCGACGCCGGGGCGCTGCGGGTGGGCGCGCCCGCGGCCGACCGCGCCGCCGCGCTCACCACGGCCGTCCGGGAACTGGACGCCGCGGGCGTGCGCGTCGCCGACGTCGGGCTGCGCCGGCCCACGCTGGACGAGGTGTTCCTGCACCTCACCGGGAACGCGACCACGGAGGTGCCCGCATGA
- a CDS encoding TetR/AcrR family transcriptional regulator, giving the protein MTTEFSGTGDPKRSLELLWGVQDRPRRGPKPRLSVDAIVRAAVGIADAEGLDALSMRRIADELGVATMSIYTYVPGKAELIDVMLDRAVGGLTPPSAPSWRARLEHIARDNWALFHRHPWMLQVAVARPPMGPNMLAKYEYELRAIEGVGLTDLEMDAVVALVTGFAESAARVSVNAAEAERRSGVSDLEWWEATAPLLERLIDPADYPVGGRVGTAAGQEYNAAVAPDRAFEFGLARILDGIETLIASR; this is encoded by the coding sequence GTGACGACCGAGTTCAGCGGGACCGGCGACCCCAAGCGCAGCCTGGAGCTGCTGTGGGGCGTCCAGGACAGGCCCCGGCGCGGCCCGAAGCCCCGCCTCAGCGTGGACGCCATCGTCCGGGCCGCGGTCGGTATCGCCGACGCCGAGGGCCTGGACGCGCTGTCCATGCGCCGCATCGCCGACGAGCTCGGCGTCGCCACGATGTCGATCTACACCTACGTGCCGGGCAAGGCCGAGCTGATCGACGTGATGCTGGACCGCGCCGTCGGCGGGCTGACCCCGCCGTCCGCCCCGTCCTGGCGGGCCCGGCTGGAGCACATCGCCCGCGACAACTGGGCGCTGTTCCACCGCCACCCGTGGATGCTCCAAGTCGCCGTCGCGCGCCCGCCGATGGGCCCGAACATGCTCGCCAAGTACGAGTACGAGCTGCGGGCCATCGAGGGCGTCGGGCTCACCGACCTGGAGATGGACGCGGTCGTCGCGCTGGTCACCGGCTTCGCCGAGAGCGCCGCGCGCGTGTCGGTGAACGCCGCCGAGGCCGAGCGGCGCAGCGGCGTCAGCGACCTGGAGTGGTGGGAGGCCACCGCGCCGCTGCTGGAGCGGCTCATCGACCCGGCCGACTACCCGGTCGGCGGCCGGGTCGGCACCGCCGCGGGCCAGGAGTACAACGCCGCCGTCGCCCCGGACCGGGCCTTCGAGTTCGGCCTGGCGCGCATCCTGGACGGCATCGAGACGCTGATCGCCTCCCGCTGA
- the hrpB gene encoding ATP-dependent helicase HrpB — protein sequence MQHTRSPRLPDAEGLPVRRAVPALRAALTGHGAAVLAAPPGTGKTTLVPLALAGLALGGPPADGKVLVLEPRRLAARAAARRMAWLLGERVGGRVGVAVRGEARPGSRVDVVTTGVLLQRLQSDPEIADVGTVILDECHERHLDADTALAFLLDVRATLRPALRLVAASATADTGPWARLLGGASGPAPVVETEAALHPVATVWAPPPRPVPPPHGTRVDPAFLAHVAGTVRRALDERDGDVLCFLPGVGEIARVAGLLDGVPAEVLRIHGQAPPAIQDAVLAPAAGRRVVLATSVAESSLTVPGVRVVVDAGLAREPRTDHARGLGSLTTVRASRATAGQRAGRAGREAPGTVYRCWDEAGHDRLPARPRPEIELADLTSFALQAACWGDPAASGLALPDPPPAAALDAARATLGALGAVHGGRVTARGRALARVGVHPRLARALIDGAREVGPRDAAQIVALLSEPPPRASGDDLTATWRALRRPGRPEGPHAARWHEETRRLRTALEAVSGREPGGGPARKAGDDLVAGAVVALAFPERVARARPGGGYLMASGTGAVLADGSALAGARPEWLAIAAADRPAGNASARVRQAVVIDEDVARSAAAALLEAGEEVVWRDGDVVARHVERLGAIELGARPLRDPGPGLVRAALLEGVRAEGLGLLTWTPGAVALRRRLAFLHGALGAPWPAVDDAALLERLPERLGGARRRADLARVDVAALLRGLLPWEAAARLDELAPERVRVPSGARIRVDYAGERPVLAARVQELFGWDEAPRLAGGRVPLVVHLLSPAGRPAAVTSDLASFWGEGYRAVRAELRGRYPRHAWPEDPRRGDPRRG from the coding sequence ATGCAGCACACCCGCTCCCCGCGCCTGCCGGACGCGGAGGGCCTGCCCGTCCGCCGCGCCGTCCCCGCCCTGCGCGCGGCGCTCACCGGTCACGGCGCGGCCGTCCTCGCCGCCCCGCCGGGGACGGGCAAGACCACCCTCGTCCCCCTGGCCCTCGCGGGACTGGCCCTCGGCGGCCCGCCCGCCGACGGCAAGGTCCTCGTCCTGGAGCCGCGCCGCCTCGCCGCCCGCGCCGCGGCCCGCCGGATGGCCTGGCTGCTCGGCGAGCGGGTGGGCGGCCGCGTCGGCGTCGCCGTCCGCGGCGAGGCCCGCCCCGGCTCCCGCGTCGACGTCGTCACCACCGGCGTGCTGCTCCAGCGCCTCCAGTCCGACCCCGAGATCGCCGACGTCGGCACCGTGATCCTGGACGAGTGCCACGAGCGCCACCTGGACGCCGACACCGCGCTGGCCTTCCTGCTCGACGTGCGCGCCACGCTGCGCCCCGCGCTGCGGCTGGTCGCGGCGTCCGCCACCGCCGACACCGGCCCGTGGGCGCGGCTGCTCGGCGGAGCCTCCGGCCCGGCGCCGGTCGTGGAGACCGAGGCCGCCCTGCACCCCGTCGCGACGGTGTGGGCGCCGCCGCCCCGTCCCGTCCCGCCGCCCCACGGCACGCGCGTGGACCCGGCGTTCCTCGCCCACGTCGCCGGGACCGTCCGCCGCGCGCTCGATGAACGGGACGGCGACGTCCTGTGCTTCCTGCCGGGCGTGGGGGAGATCGCCCGCGTCGCGGGGCTGCTGGACGGCGTCCCCGCGGAGGTCCTGCGGATCCACGGGCAGGCGCCGCCCGCCATCCAGGACGCGGTGCTCGCCCCCGCCGCGGGCCGCCGCGTCGTCCTCGCCACCTCCGTCGCCGAGTCGAGCCTCACCGTCCCGGGGGTGCGCGTCGTCGTCGACGCGGGCCTGGCGCGCGAGCCGCGCACCGACCACGCCCGCGGCCTGGGGTCGCTGACCACCGTCCGCGCGTCCCGCGCCACCGCCGGGCAGCGCGCCGGACGCGCCGGGCGCGAGGCCCCCGGCACCGTCTACCGCTGCTGGGACGAGGCCGGGCACGACCGCCTCCCCGCCCGCCCGCGCCCCGAGATCGAGCTGGCCGACCTCACCTCCTTCGCCCTCCAGGCCGCGTGCTGGGGCGATCCCGCGGCGAGCGGCCTCGCCCTGCCCGACCCCCCGCCCGCCGCCGCCCTGGACGCCGCCCGCGCCACCCTCGGCGCGCTCGGCGCCGTCCACGGCGGCCGCGTCACCGCCCGGGGCCGCGCCCTCGCCCGCGTCGGCGTCCACCCCCGCCTGGCCCGCGCCCTGATCGACGGCGCCCGCGAGGTGGGCCCCCGCGACGCCGCCCAGATCGTCGCGCTGCTGTCGGAGCCGCCGCCCCGGGCGTCCGGCGACGACCTCACCGCCACCTGGCGCGCCCTCCGCCGCCCCGGCCGCCCCGAAGGCCCCCACGCCGCCCGCTGGCACGAGGAGACCCGCCGCCTCCGCACGGCCCTGGAGGCCGTCTCCGGCCGGGAGCCGGGCGGGGGTCCCGCCCGGAAGGCGGGGGACGACCTCGTGGCGGGGGCCGTGGTGGCGCTGGCGTTCCCGGAGCGGGTGGCGCGGGCGCGTCCGGGCGGGGGGTATCTGATGGCGTCGGGGACCGGGGCGGTGCTCGCGGACGGGTCGGCGCTGGCCGGGGCGCGTCCGGAGTGGCTGGCGATCGCGGCGGCCGACCGCCCGGCCGGGAACGCGTCGGCGCGGGTGCGGCAGGCGGTGGTGATCGACGAGGACGTGGCCCGGTCGGCGGCGGCCGCGCTGCTGGAGGCGGGCGAGGAGGTCGTCTGGCGGGACGGGGACGTGGTCGCGCGGCACGTCGAGCGGCTCGGCGCGATCGAGCTGGGGGCGCGGCCGCTGCGGGACCCCGGCCCGGGGCTCGTGCGGGCGGCGCTGCTGGAGGGCGTGCGCGCCGAGGGGCTCGGGCTGCTGACCTGGACGCCGGGAGCCGTCGCGCTGCGGCGGCGGCTGGCGTTCCTGCACGGCGCGCTGGGCGCGCCCTGGCCCGCGGTGGACGACGCGGCGCTGCTGGAGCGGCTCCCGGAACGGCTCGGCGGGGCGCGGCGGCGGGCCGACCTCGCGCGGGTGGACGTCGCGGCGCTGCTGCGGGGGCTGCTGCCGTGGGAGGCCGCGGCGCGGCTGGACGAGCTGGCGCCCGAACGGGTGCGGGTGCCGTCCGGGGCCCGGATCCGGGTGGACTACGCGGGGGAGCGGCCCGTCCTCGCGGCGCGGGTGCAGGAGCTGTTCGGCTGGGACGAGGCGCCCCGGCTCGCGGGCGGGCGGGTGCCGCTGGTGGTGCACCTGCTGTCCCCGGCGGGACGGCCCGCGGCGGTGACCTCCGACCTGGCGTCCTTCTGGGGCGAGGGGTACCGGGCCGTCCGGGCGGAGCTGCGGGGCCGCTACCCCCGGCACGCCTGGCCCGAGGACCCCCGCCGCGGTGACCCCCGGCGCGGTTGA
- a CDS encoding NERD domain-containing protein: MALGLCGALVNAVFGIVAGLLVAGADTLVHWRIYQASSVWRRGLRGEDRMNRLLRLTLERRGHRTLIARMVPGHGPADQLVIGPGGVWLVHNEAWQPDFELSHHGGRLFIEGRTQSKLVGGLTARAEAAARLISERAGTPVKVTPVLAVHGGRMPRRTPFQADGITFARPLRLVRWMRRNPTADYTADQVEEITRAAVHALPIGGRVMPAAVPTAQ; encoded by the coding sequence GTGGCGCTCGGACTGTGCGGGGCGCTGGTCAACGCCGTTTTCGGAATCGTGGCCGGACTGCTGGTCGCGGGCGCCGACACCCTGGTGCATTGGCGGATTTACCAGGCGTCGAGCGTGTGGCGGCGCGGGCTGCGCGGCGAGGACCGGATGAACCGGCTGCTGCGCCTCACCCTGGAACGCCGCGGCCACCGCACGCTGATCGCGCGGATGGTGCCCGGCCACGGGCCCGCCGACCAGCTCGTCATCGGACCCGGCGGCGTGTGGCTGGTGCACAACGAGGCATGGCAGCCCGACTTCGAGCTCTCCCACCACGGCGGGCGCCTGTTCATCGAGGGCCGCACGCAGTCCAAGCTCGTCGGCGGCCTGACCGCGCGGGCCGAGGCCGCCGCGCGGCTGATCTCCGAGCGGGCGGGGACGCCGGTGAAGGTGACCCCGGTGCTGGCCGTCCACGGCGGGCGGATGCCGCGCCGGACGCCCTTCCAGGCGGACGGCATCACGTTCGCGCGCCCGCTGAGGCTGGTGCGCTGGATGCGCCGCAACCCCACCGCCGACTACACCGCCGACCAGGTCGAGGAGATCACGCGCGCCGCCGTCCACGCGCTGCCGATCGGCGGGCGCGTCATGCCGGCCGCCGTCCCGACGGCGCAGTGA
- a CDS encoding histidine phosphatase family protein yields the protein MAWVNALQWLNLTRHGESTGNVANGTALESGAEETGVRERDADVPLSEKGRAQAAALGHRLAALPEDERPTMVVASPYLRALDTARIALAQTSYAAPRDPGGLVPRVDERLRDREQGVLEGLTPAGVRSRFPAEAERLRRLGKFYYRPPGGESWTDVALRLRGFYRDLEAAAPGGRVLVVAHDAIVVLTRYLVEGLSEREVLDIERAPVGNASLSRWRHDGGGLVAVCYNDVSHLTSAGSPAG from the coding sequence ATGGCGTGGGTGAACGCCCTCCAATGGCTCAACCTGACCCGGCACGGTGAGAGCACCGGCAACGTCGCGAACGGGACCGCGCTGGAGTCCGGCGCCGAGGAGACCGGCGTCCGTGAACGCGACGCCGACGTCCCGCTGTCGGAGAAGGGCCGCGCGCAGGCGGCGGCGCTCGGGCACCGGCTCGCCGCCCTCCCCGAGGACGAGCGCCCCACCATGGTCGTCGCGTCCCCTTACCTGCGCGCCCTCGACACCGCGCGGATCGCCCTCGCCCAGACCTCCTACGCCGCGCCGCGGGACCCCGGCGGGCTGGTCCCGCGGGTCGACGAGCGGCTCCGCGACCGCGAGCAGGGCGTCCTGGAAGGGCTCACCCCCGCCGGGGTCCGGAGCCGGTTCCCCGCGGAGGCCGAGCGGCTGCGGCGGCTCGGCAAGTTCTACTACCGCCCGCCCGGCGGCGAGTCGTGGACGGACGTGGCGCTGCGCCTGCGCGGCTTCTACCGCGACCTGGAGGCGGCGGCGCCGGGCGGCCGGGTGCTGGTCGTGGCGCACGACGCGATCGTGGTGCTGACCCGCTACCTGGTGGAGGGGCTGTCGGAGCGGGAGGTCCTGGACATCGAGCGGGCACCGGTCGGCAACGCCTCGCTGAGCCGCTGGCGCCACGACGGCGGCGGGCTGGTCGCCGTCTGCTACAACGACGTCTCGCACCTGACCTCCGCGGGATCGCCCGCGGGCTGA
- a CDS encoding GAF domain-containing protein, producing MVVHDQAAPAPHACREPGDLARGLALAHEAAHAAGPGGSRDGGGRSDASPVPRAPIAESWRRSREAGVDAGMPAAPLVFDRDRLADVRAAHPLDPHLPLLRDLLRGVADASDHLMVIADAAGHALWTQGPPAARRAADVVGLTEGFCWSEGTVGTNGIGTALATGRPEYVYAAEHVAHVLHRWSCAGAPITDPDSGQVIGCVDVSAVADALHPATLALVAAVARLAEARLEVDMRRRDERLRERFLPRLRGLRGGGLLVTATGRVLAAGPDGWRGRRLGVPVPGGVLTLPDGRAAVAEPLGEVFLLRMPSARRAGSAAGAPASARAAGGGPLLSLSLLGTDRPSARLDGVHLPLTPRHAEILALLALHPEGLNGDRLSAHLYGDGGSPGTVRAEIHRLRGQLGGLVRAKPYRLACAVDADFLTVRRLLDEGDVAAAVRLYGGELLPRSDAPAVRAERDELAVRIRGLALDRGGADALWTYAQTEPGRADLEALERLRSVLPPGDPRLPTVASRRARLLSGD from the coding sequence ATGGTGGTGCACGATCAGGCCGCGCCGGCACCGCACGCGTGCCGCGAGCCCGGGGACCTGGCGCGCGGGCTCGCCCTCGCCCACGAGGCGGCGCACGCCGCGGGTCCCGGCGGATCTCGGGACGGGGGCGGCCGGTCCGACGCGAGCCCCGTCCCGCGCGCTCCCATCGCCGAGTCGTGGCGGCGGTCCCGGGAGGCCGGGGTGGACGCCGGGATGCCGGCGGCGCCGCTGGTGTTCGACCGCGACCGCCTCGCCGACGTGCGTGCCGCGCACCCGCTGGACCCCCACCTGCCGCTGCTGCGCGACCTGCTGCGCGGCGTCGCCGACGCGTCGGACCACCTGATGGTGATCGCCGACGCGGCGGGCCACGCGCTGTGGACGCAGGGCCCGCCCGCCGCCCGCCGCGCCGCCGACGTGGTCGGGCTGACCGAGGGGTTCTGCTGGTCGGAGGGGACGGTCGGCACCAACGGCATCGGCACCGCGCTGGCCACCGGCCGCCCCGAGTACGTGTACGCCGCCGAGCACGTCGCGCACGTCCTGCACCGCTGGTCATGCGCCGGCGCCCCGATCACCGATCCCGACTCCGGGCAGGTGATCGGCTGCGTCGACGTCAGCGCCGTCGCCGACGCGCTGCATCCCGCGACGCTCGCGCTCGTCGCCGCGGTGGCGCGGCTCGCCGAGGCCCGCCTGGAGGTCGACATGCGGCGGCGGGACGAGCGGCTCCGCGAGCGGTTCCTGCCGCGGCTGCGGGGGCTGCGCGGCGGCGGGCTGCTGGTGACCGCCACCGGCCGCGTCCTGGCCGCCGGGCCGGACGGGTGGCGCGGGCGGCGCCTCGGCGTCCCCGTCCCGGGGGGCGTCCTGACGCTGCCCGACGGCCGCGCCGCGGTCGCCGAGCCGCTCGGCGAGGTGTTCCTGCTGCGGATGCCGTCCGCGCGCCGCGCCGGGTCCGCCGCCGGGGCACCGGCCTCCGCGCGGGCCGCGGGCGGGGGGCCGCTGCTGTCGCTGTCGCTGCTCGGCACGGACCGCCCGTCCGCGCGGCTGGACGGCGTGCACCTGCCGCTCACGCCGCGGCACGCCGAGATCCTCGCGCTGCTGGCGCTGCACCCGGAGGGCCTGAACGGCGACCGGCTGTCGGCGCACCTGTACGGGGACGGGGGCAGCCCCGGCACCGTCCGCGCCGAGATCCACCGGCTGCGCGGGCAGCTCGGCGGCCTGGTCCGCGCCAAGCCCTACCGGCTCGCCTGCGCGGTGGACGCCGATTTCCTCACCGTCCGGCGGCTGCTGGACGAGGGGGACGTCGCCGCGGCCGTGCGGCTGTACGGGGGAGAGCTGCTGCCCCGCTCCGACGCGCCCGCCGTCCGCGCCGAGCGCGACGAGCTGGCGGTGCGGATCCGCGGGCTCGCGCTGGACCGCGGCGGCGCCGACGCGCTGTGGACCTACGCCCAGACCGAGCCGGGCCGCGCCGACCTGGAGGCGCTGGAGCGGCTCCGGTCCGTGCTGCCGCCGGGGGACCCGCGGCTGCCCACCGTCGCCTCCCGCCGGGCGCGCCTGCTCAGCGGCGACTGA